The stretch of DNA CTTGAGCCATACCCGAGAAGAACCCGTTATCCAAGAATGGAACGGCAGCAACAATCGATGGGTTTGTAACCGCAGCACCAATGGCAATTGCCATCCCTACCATCGGCAGCACATATATCGGGGCAAGCATCGCCCGAGATAAATCACTCATGTAGGAAGCGATAGATTCTCTATTCATTATTATTCCCTAATGTTTCTATTGGATAAATTCAAGGGAATATTTATTGGTTATAATCTTTGTCGCAACTTATTTGCTCACTATGTGATATATGACTTATTTGAAACAACATTAGTTATATTATCACTATAAATACATAACCTTTAAGCTGGGCTATTTTATTAAGTAAAATACCTCAAACTCACAAAGCCAACAAATACGGTTAATTCAACGCTATAGCACTCAACGAAAATTGATTATATTTCAGATACAAAAAACGATACCAATTTTAAATAGTGGTTATCAAATGAAAATTGGTATCATTTACACAGTAAATCACTCAAACACAAATATAAAAGAAGTTAAAAAATACGATAAATGATATTAATAAATCACTTTTAACACTGACATAAGATCACATAATTCAATGACCTATTTGCTTGTTATTAATAATCTGAATTCTTACTTTTATTCTTTATATCCCAGAAGCACACCGTACAAGCACCAGCCCTATTTTAAGACTAAAATAATGGTTAATTGATCTGCGTATCTCAGAGAGACTCATAACCCCATCCTTCACGCTCTTAAGAAGAATGCGATGAAAGTTTTTCGACATATGAATGGTCTTTAACTATCTACAGTACATAAGTTTGTTATCAATCTAGTGCCAGGTCCAAACTACGGCAGGGACAACGTTCGTTTGATAACGACGAAGATTCCAGTAGTCACTTAAAAGTAGGAATGAACAATGAAAGAATTCACACTTCACACCGTCGAAACCGCTCCAGAAAAAAGCAAAGCGATTCTTGAAGGCGCTCAAAAGCAAATGGGTATGATTCCTGGATTATACGCTGTCATGGCCGAATCACCTGAGCTACTAAAAGCTTACACTCAATTGCATCAACTCTTTACTGCCACATCATTTGATGCCGAAGAGCTGACTGTGGTATGGCAAACCATTAACGTTGAACATCAATGCCACTACTGTGTGCCAGCTCATACAGGAATAGCACACTCGATGAATGTGGATCCTGTCCTAATTGAAGCCCTGCGCAATGATGAGATACTTCCATCACCAAAACTACAAGCGCTTAAAGCGTTTACTCTTGCCGTAGTACGTGAACGAGGCAATGTTTCAGAGTCAGCGCTTGATGCATTTTTTGCGGCGGGTTATGGCCATCAACAAGTGCTTGAAGTGATTCTTGGTCTATCTCAAAAAGTGATCAGTAACTACGTCAATCACGTCGCACATACGCCAGTAGACAAAGTATTTGAAAAGTTTGCTTGGTCGAAAAAATAGCGCCTAATTAACGTTCACTAAGTGCATCATCACACGAAAAACGCACCTACGTAGGTGCGTTTTTTGCTCAAATAACTCAATGCTATTTATCGACATCCCCTATCACACCTTCATGTGATAAATCCCCGGACAACTCAGCTTTGATTTCCGCTAAGCTCTCTTCTTCGGTCGCGACCACATTTCCGGTAGTAGCATCAATTTCGACTTCAAACGCTTTCTCTCCATGTTTCACAAATACGTCCCACTGATTGTCTGGCTTATCATGGCGAACACCTAATACTTCCACACCTATCGCGCCAAGAGCGGCTTCAATCGCACGTTCTTTGCTGATCATTTCTTCATTCGTCGCAGCATAACTTAATAATGTAAACAAGCTCAGTATCGCAACAGCACCTACCCTCAGTATTGTCATAGTTATCTCCTTCACAATGGATTTACTGGCTAATCTCAATAGTGTAGTCGTTACACCTCAAACAAGAGTGCGCAAAACTGAACGTTTCTTTTAAGCCTTAAAAACCCGAGTTAAGGTGGAAAATAAAGGCTCAAATGCATCAATCGTCTTTTTGGATCCCTTGGACTTGCATGACCATCTCTTCCCAATTTCGTTGATTCTCTAGATCAAATTGAGCGCCTTGTTCATCTGCCCAAGTGAAGCGTTTGATTGCAGCGGTTTTACTTGTGGCTTGATACAACCAATAAGCCTCGGCTTTAAGCGCCTCATCAATCGGTTTATCAATCGACTCGTAGACCATTTGCTTACAGGCGTTAATTGATTCAGCTGGAAACTGAGCAATTCGATTTGCCAGCTTTTCAACGTAAGGGCCGATCTCGTCAGGCTCTAGCGCTTTATTAATGGTTCCCCATTGCTCCGCTTCATCGGCATCAAAGTCTCTTGCACTGAGAATAATCTCCAATGCACGCCCCAATCCAACTTGTCGAGCCATTCTTGATGCCCCGCCACCACACGGTAAAATGCCCATACCAACTTCCATTTGCATGAACTTAAACTTACCTCGCGCCGCAAATCGCATATCACAAGCTAAAGCAAATTCATGACCACCACCTCTGGCATAGCCCTCCAATTTAGCAATGGTCGCTTGCGGCACTTTACTGATGCGCTCACACACCGATTGAAGATCGAGCAGCTTCGCCTCATCACGAGAAACCGCCTCTTCTGACATATCTCGCAGTAGATTCGTATCGTAATGGCACACCCAAATTTCAGGGTTAGCAGATTGAAACACTACCACTTTAACTTCTCTATCTCGCTCCAATCTGAGCGCTAAACTACTAAGATCAGCCAGCATTTCCTGCCCTTGAACGTTTACTGGCCCAAAGTCAAAGGTCACCCAAGCGATCGCATCTTTCACGTCTACGGTAAAAGTTTGGAAATTTTTGTATTCCATTGTTCGTCTCCACAGCGTTGTCTCTACATAGCTTGTTATTGAGCATAGGTCACGCCCATCAAGTGATAAATCGGCCACTTCAGGAGACAGTGTCAGTACTTTCAGGACAAAGCAGCTATAACTTAATGAGCAGAGCTAGATCAGGAAATCGCATGGATACGGACAATTTGAAGTTATTTGTCAAAGTTGCTGAGCTTAAAAATATCAGCTTGGCGGGAAAAGCCTTGGGTTGGTCAAAGTCGGTCGCCTCTGCTCGACTCATGAAACTGGAATCAGAAGTGGGCGTAGATTTGATTCATCGCTCCACTCGAGCGTTATCATTATCATCAGAGGGTAAAAAGCTGCTTCCTATCGCTAAAGAAATACTCATTCAAGAACATGCGATTCATGATCTAAGCTCAACTGATAAGAACAAGTATAGCGGCACCTTATGTTTCGCCGCCTCAAGCACCCTTACCCAGCGTTATATCGCCCCAATTTTGTCTCGCTTTCTTGATTGTTACCCAAACATTCAGTTGGAAATGAAACTCAGTGATCAACAAATTGATTTAATCGAACAAGGCATCGATGTGGCGCTTCGCAATACATGGAATCCAGATAGCCGTCTGAGAGTAAGACGCTTAGCTAAAGATCGGCGAGTTTTATGTGCCTCTCCAAACTACTTAAAGTCTGCTGGTATTCCAACCTCACCGCATGAACTCTCTAATCATCGACTACTGATGTTCAAGCACACACAAGCTCGGCGATTGCATAACCGGGCAACATCAGATACCGCCAAGTTCCCGCCAGAAAATGCTCGTCAAATAGTCTCAATGGATGATGGCAGTTGCCTAAGAGAAGCGACTGTTAACGGCCTCGGGATCGCCATGAGCTCGATATGGAATATTCAATCTGAGCTTGATAGCGGAAAATTAGTCAGAGTACTTCCCGAGTATGAGGTAGAAGATGACACCGATCTGTGGATCATGTATCCGAAAACGAAACTTATTAGCCCCAAGGTAAGAGTGTTTATTGATTTCTTGGTGACTGAACTTAAAAACCTGCCCAGTTAGCTTACTTAATATCTAAATACGATCGTTTAGAAACAAGACCTAAGCTATATAAGACTCTCACAATGTGTGATAATTAACATTCATCGTTTGACAGTGACAAGTAACAATAGAATAAGAATGGAAGTTCTGTTCATAAAAAATATGCATACATTTAATATGCATGCATATCTATAAAAATAACTAGCGTCTATTAATCTTAGCCTTCAATAACCACTTTATGTGTTGTAGCTGGATGATTTCCAAAACTAGACGAATCGTATGCATACGTCCGCGAGCTGTCTCAATATTGAACTCTGCAGTACCTTCTACATCAGTACCATAAGCGTGAACTACAACACTTTGTTTGTTTTCTGCAACATCAGACGTCAATCTAACACCACTAGAGTGCTCATCAATGATTGCATCGCTTGTCAGCACAATAGCCACACTTCCATTGATATTCAAAGGCACTGATAACACCATGGTGGCTGCGCATCGCATCAACCACATTAGGGCTTACATAGTGCCCAGAGCAATTTCCGTATTTGCTACGGTGTATGTTGAACAAAGCAATGATGCTGCTAGTAGACTCAAGGTTGTAAATTTCATGTAATTTTCTTTAAGTTAATTTATTAATAATCTTCATACGCCTCAAAGGCAGTCTGAATGATCGATATTTATCAACTTAAGTCAATGTAAATAAATTATATTTATGACTTACGACTAGTTATAAATCAGATCTTTATTTAACAACCAATCGAAATGTACAAGTTTCATACTAAATGTAAGTAAATATAAACATGTATTAGAGAGGAGAGTCTACTTATTTAGCGAATGATTTAGTGGAGCAACGTTTAACATTTGGCCTCTGCGCTCATGCCAGTGCAGGGCTAAAATATTTCCATTATCGTCACTGTGTGACTTTGTTTTGCTTCGTGCTTAATCGCACTAGTTAGTTTTTAAATTTTTGGTTTTTCTTTAGTTTAAACCAAATCTTCTTTCTCCCATTATTTTTCATTAGTAGCACTCCTCAATAACAACACCAAACTGACAGTTTGATATTCTCGTTAAGTAAGAGGTTAACAATGTATTTTCATTGCTAGTAGCAACCGTTTCAATTTCAACGTTTGAATTTGAACGCTCTTTTTTCCCAAAAAACGTTTGGGTATTTTTAGTTTTTTTAGACATATTATGCCCCTTATATTGAAAGTTAAGGTGCACTGAACATAGTTATTTTATGTGGATAGATAATATGGGGATTACAGAGGAAAACTGGCGAGGGATGACACTGGAAAACTTACTATATATTTTTATCTTCAAACAACTCTTGATCAGAGCTCGGCTACTATACATAGTTGTACAAATAATAACAGCATTATTTTCATTTTTTAGTCAAAGACCGTTTACCCACTTCCTCTCTGCTCGATTCCCCAAGCCTTCTAAAGCCTCACAACCCGCCCAACAGAGGATAATGGGCGGGTCTATATTTGCGCTCTGTAACTAATTCACTCTACATTCCTGGGCGGCGTATCGTCTCGATGCCGCTTCTCCTTTCATTTCGTCACAAGTCCATTTATCCACAACTAGAGAGGCGATTAAATCCCCTTCCACATTCACGGCAGTGCGGAACGTATCAAGCGGGCGTTCGATAATCAGTAGAATGGCGATCGCTTCTAACGGAATGCCCGCTGCAAGCAATACCATTTGCATGCCTGACATCGAGCCTGATGGCATACCCGGCGCACCAACAGAAGAAACCATCGCCATAATAAAGATCATCACCAGTCCAGAAGTGGTTAAATCCACACCGAATAACTGGGCAAGGAAAATTGCCGCGACACCTTCAAACAGTGCCGTGCCATCCATATTCATCACTGCACCAAGTGGCAACACCATACTACTCGTACTCTGTGATACCCCAAGTTCTTTCTCTGCAACTTGCATTGAAAGTGGTAACGTTGCAGAGCTTGATGACGTAGCAAACGCCATCGCCATTGGTGCCGATATTGCTTTAAACAGACGTTTATAGCTAATGCCCGTTACTACCTTGGCAATACTCGGCAGCACAACCAAACCATGAAACATAGTCAGCGCAAACACCAGCATTGCAAACATCAATAACTGTTTAAACAGCCCTGCACTGCCAGCCAACGTAAACTCAAATACAATTGAAAATACAGCCAATGGCGCAAGGCGAATTATCACACTCACCGCTTTATTCACGGCAGTATTGAACCCAGCGATAACATCGAACAATGCATGTTTTGCAGGAAGCGCTGAAAGCAGTGCGATCCCAAGAATAAACGAGAACACCACTATCGCCAGTAAGTTGCCTTGAGCCAGCGCTGCAAATGGGTTTACTAACGCCATGTTGAGCAGCTTAGAAGCAATAGCACCACCACCTGTCGCTTCCGAGCTAATCAAACTGACATTGTCACCAAGTGGTACTGCCGTGGTTAATGGCTGCCAATCAGGTAACGCCAGAGACACACCTAGACCTAACGAAATAGCAATCGCGCTAGTAAAGCTATAAAACAGAATGGTGGTACGCCCTGTTTTCTTCAAACGCATGGTTGAGCCAATGCTGGTAATACCTTGTAATAATGACAGCATCACAACAATGCCGACCACCATTTTAAGCAAACCCAAATAGAGCGTCTTACCCAATGCGATAAACTGCATCCAATTTTGGTGTTCCACGCTAAACTGGTTTGGCAATAGGTTCGCAACAAACCAAGCTAAAATTGCGGCAACCACCAGTTGTAATGGCAGTGATGAACGTAATTTGTTCCACATAAAAATGTTCCGAATAGAGCGGATAAAAAGCCGAGAAGTGCATGTGCACTTCTCAATAGTTAAGTTCTAAGACTAAGAAATGTTGTGTTTGTAGAAAGGATTGAGCGAGCCTTTGACACGTTTAAGCACCACGAGAGCAGTCACCCTTCCCCAACCAAACAAAATGCGCTGATGCAGTCTGAAAATGGTGTCGTAAAGGTTACGTACCAAGCGACCACGCAAAACCAGCTTATTATTCATCAAAGTACCAACAGCGTAATCATGACCAATGGCCACCAGCATGCCGCCATCATGAAACACAAATGGTTTGATCGCTTTGCCTTTTAGCAGCCGCTTAAGCTGCACAGCTAAATGACCCGCAGCTTGGTTAGCGGCTTGAGCTCGAGGTGGCACAAAACTGCCATCCGGTTGTGGGCATTCTGCACTATCGCCAATGACAAAAATCGCATCATCACGAGTGGTTTGTAAGGTCGCATCGACTTTCAGTTGATTAATGCGGTTAGTATCTAAACCATCTAATTGCGTTAACCAATCGGCGCACTTGATCCCTGCAGCCCAAATTTGCAGATCGGAAGTAATAATTTCTCCCGATGCTGTAACCAGCTTTCCATCTTGAGCACGTTGAATGCGTAGATCAGTACGGACATTGACGCCAAGCTTTTCTAATGCAGATTCAACTTTGGCTGACATCGATTTAGGGCCCGCAGGCAACACACGGTCTGCCGCTTCAATCAGACTAATATTGAGTTTGGTATCTTCTCGGTAACGTTCTAATTTGGCGCTAACTTTTGCCAGCTCCGCCGCCAACTCCACACCGGTTGCACCAGCGCCAACAATCGAAATGTGGTGCTCACCCTTGGTTTTTAGTAATGGGTTGATTTGCTCCCAAGCCTGTTTAGCTTGACTAGCAGAATCTAAAAACAAGCAATGCTCGCTCACACCCTGCGTTTTAAAATCATTACTCACAGCACCAACGGCAATCACAAGATAATCATATTCTACTTGTGATAATTCACCTTGAGCATCGCGAATCTCAATCGTTTTGGCTTGTCTGTCGAGCGAGTTCATTGACGCTTGAATATATTGGTAATGATTGCAATAAGCGTGTTGTAAATAGCTCACGGCATCCAGTTCATCGTCAAACGTACCCGCAGCAATCTCATGCAAGCGTGGTTTCCAATAGTGATGACTTGCAGGCTCAACCAATACAACTTGATGCTGATTGTTACGGGCAAAACTCTTTCCAAGATGAGTAACCAATTCAAGTCCAGCGGCACCGCCACCGACAACAACGATCTTTGACATCGTACTCCCCCCGTTTAAAACTAAAATTTGAATGGCGACAACCGAACTCGGCTATCACACGAAAACTGTTGGGAGGCATTATATTGATGTCTTTTGAAATGATAATGACCGACAATTACAAATAACTATTACGTATTTGTAATAATGTCAAACCATAGATATGAAAAAAGGCAGCCGAGGCTGCCTTTGCGCTTAAGTGTTTAGGTAGGGTAACTTAAGCTTTGATGTGTTCTGCTTCGTAGTCAGCTAAAATAGCGCGAGCTTTCACTGTATCTTCTGCATCGCCGTGTACAATCACTAGGAATTTGTCAGCTTTAATCGCAGATTCGTATTTAACAATGCTGTCTTTAGGAATACCGATACTGGCAAGTGCACCACCAATGGCACCTGCGCCACCAGTCACTACCGCACCTTCAATTGCACCGACAACGGTGGTAACAATTGGGCCTGCAACCATCAGCGCACCCACGCCTGGTAGCCAAAACATACCGGCACCAACAAGCGCGCCCCATAGGCCGCCCCAGAATGCGCCAGTTTTACCCCAAGTTTTTACACGGTCGCCTGTATTGTAGAAACCAGCAACATGTTCTTCGCTATGATAGCCTTTACCCAAAATTGAGATTTTTGAAACATCGTATTGCTCTTTTTGAAGCATTTTAACAATCTCTTCTGCTTCACTGTGAGTGTTTACGATGGTGATGACTTTATCTTGTTCTTTCATAACATATCTCCCTTTCGGAATTTGCTGATTATTATTCTAGTTAATTGCTATGCCCAGATACTCCCACCAAAAAACAAATAAATAAACGTGCATTCTTTGAGCATTAAGATTCTATATATCGCTTACAAAATTGGCATTTAAGACAATGATTTTTAATATAAATTTCCATGCCAACTATAAGGCTAAAATTGGAACTATATTGTTTCCACATCCTATGCAATAGGTTCAAAATCATGTAGGCAAAGAGGGAGGGCTCTCAGATTCGACATACACCTGAGAG from Vibrio taketomensis encodes:
- a CDS encoding carboxymuconolactone decarboxylase family protein codes for the protein MKEFTLHTVETAPEKSKAILEGAQKQMGMIPGLYAVMAESPELLKAYTQLHQLFTATSFDAEELTVVWQTINVEHQCHYCVPAHTGIAHSMNVDPVLIEALRNDEILPSPKLQALKAFTLAVVRERGNVSESALDAFFAAGYGHQQVLEVILGLSQKVISNYVNHVAHTPVDKVFEKFAWSKK
- a CDS encoding dicarboxylate/amino acid:cation symporter; protein product: MWNKLRSSLPLQLVVAAILAWFVANLLPNQFSVEHQNWMQFIALGKTLYLGLLKMVVGIVVMLSLLQGITSIGSTMRLKKTGRTTILFYSFTSAIAISLGLGVSLALPDWQPLTTAVPLGDNVSLISSEATGGGAIASKLLNMALVNPFAALAQGNLLAIVVFSFILGIALLSALPAKHALFDVIAGFNTAVNKAVSVIIRLAPLAVFSIVFEFTLAGSAGLFKQLLMFAMLVFALTMFHGLVVLPSIAKVVTGISYKRLFKAISAPMAMAFATSSSSATLPLSMQVAEKELGVSQSTSSMVLPLGAVMNMDGTALFEGVAAIFLAQLFGVDLTTSGLVMIFIMAMVSSVGAPGMPSGSMSGMQMVLLAAGIPLEAIAILLIIERPLDTFRTAVNVEGDLIASLVVDKWTCDEMKGEAASRRYAAQECRVN
- a CDS encoding general stress protein — its product is MKEQDKVITIVNTHSEAEEIVKMLQKEQYDVSKISILGKGYHSEEHVAGFYNTGDRVKTWGKTGAFWGGLWGALVGAGMFWLPGVGALMVAGPIVTTVVGAIEGAVVTGGAGAIGGALASIGIPKDSIVKYESAIKADKFLVIVHGDAEDTVKARAILADYEAEHIKA
- a CDS encoding NAD(P)/FAD-dependent oxidoreductase; amino-acid sequence: MSKIVVVGGGAAGLELVTHLGKSFARNNQHQVVLVEPASHHYWKPRLHEIAAGTFDDELDAVSYLQHAYCNHYQYIQASMNSLDRQAKTIEIRDAQGELSQVEYDYLVIAVGAVSNDFKTQGVSEHCLFLDSASQAKQAWEQINPLLKTKGEHHISIVGAGATGVELAAELAKVSAKLERYREDTKLNISLIEAADRVLPAGPKSMSAKVESALEKLGVNVRTDLRIQRAQDGKLVTASGEIITSDLQIWAAGIKCADWLTQLDGLDTNRINQLKVDATLQTTRDDAIFVIGDSAECPQPDGSFVPPRAQAANQAAGHLAVQLKRLLKGKAIKPFVFHDGGMLVAIGHDYAVGTLMNNKLVLRGRLVRNLYDTIFRLHQRILFGWGRVTALVVLKRVKGSLNPFYKHNIS
- a CDS encoding LysR family transcriptional regulator, which codes for MSVLSGQSSYNLMSRARSGNRMDTDNLKLFVKVAELKNISLAGKALGWSKSVASARLMKLESEVGVDLIHRSTRALSLSSEGKKLLPIAKEILIQEHAIHDLSSTDKNKYSGTLCFAASSTLTQRYIAPILSRFLDCYPNIQLEMKLSDQQIDLIEQGIDVALRNTWNPDSRLRVRRLAKDRRVLCASPNYLKSAGIPTSPHELSNHRLLMFKHTQARRLHNRATSDTAKFPPENARQIVSMDDGSCLREATVNGLGIAMSSIWNIQSELDSGKLVRVLPEYEVEDDTDLWIMYPKTKLISPKVRVFIDFLVTELKNLPS
- a CDS encoding enoyl-CoA hydratase/isomerase family protein — protein: MEYKNFQTFTVDVKDAIAWVTFDFGPVNVQGQEMLADLSSLALRLERDREVKVVVFQSANPEIWVCHYDTNLLRDMSEEAVSRDEAKLLDLQSVCERISKVPQATIAKLEGYARGGGHEFALACDMRFAARGKFKFMQMEVGMGILPCGGGASRMARQVGLGRALEIILSARDFDADEAEQWGTINKALEPDEIGPYVEKLANRIAQFPAESINACKQMVYESIDKPIDEALKAEAYWLYQATSKTAAIKRFTWADEQGAQFDLENQRNWEEMVMQVQGIQKDD
- a CDS encoding PepSY domain-containing protein, whose protein sequence is MTILRVGAVAILSLFTLLSYAATNEEMISKERAIEAALGAIGVEVLGVRHDKPDNQWDVFVKHGEKAFEVEIDATTGNVVATEEESLAEIKAELSGDLSHEGVIGDVDK